The genome window GCGCGGAACCACGAGCCGCCCCCAGCGCTCGACGCGGGGGCCGACCGCAGCGCTGAACCACCCTTCGGGGCCGGACGGCTCCGCCGGACCGGCGGGCAGCGCCTGCCGGGATCGGACAGTCCAGTCCCGCAGCAGGTCTTCCGCGACGTCGCCGGCGAACGCCAGCGCGCGGTGCCCGAGGTCTTCGAGCACGACCGGAAGCTCCAGCAGCGCAGCGGCTTCGGCGACCACCGTGCCGACCCCCGCGCTGTCGACCATCAGCGTCCGGAAGGTCTCGGTGACCCGCTGCGAGAACTGCATGTGCGCGTACTGCTCGTTGAGGATCCACGCGTGCACGACCTCGGTGACCTCGACGAACCGCACCGTACCGCGCAGCTCCACCAGAGGGAAGCGCAACGCTCGGGCCGCCTGCACCAGGGTCTGGGGCAGCGACCGCAGGTGCTGGCCCAGCTCGATGACCAGGCCCACGGCACCGGCGTCGCGCAGCGTCGTCAGGTATTCCAGGTGGTCCGCGGCGGGGTCGGCCACCGCCGCTCCGATCGAGAGGATGAGCTCGCCGCCGCTCAGGGTGCCCGCGGGCTGGCGCTGCTCGCTGACGTGCACCCAGCGCACGCGGTTGGGCAGGGCGGACCGGCCGGCTCGGACGGTCGGGGTGCCGGCCTGCAGAGCCGGGAGCGCGAGGACGTCGGCCACCGTCGGGAACATCGGACGGACTTTACACTTCGTAAGGCAGAGCGGCTCGAGGCCGACGTTCTGTTGCTTCCCCGCGTGCCGGGTCTCCCGCCACACTCCCTTCCATGGTGGCTACTACACAGGCCGACGAGGCCGTTCCCACGCTGCACCACTGGGCGGGCGGCCCGAAGGTCGGCAGGCACGACCGCTTCTCCGAGGTCACCAACCCGGCGACCGGTGAGGTGACCGCGCGCCTTCCGCTGGCCTCGGAGGAGGAGACGGCCGAGGTCGTCGCGGCGGCGAAGGTGGCGTTCCCCGCCTGGCGCGACACCAGCCTCGCCAAGCGCGCCCAGATCGTGTTCCGGTTCCGCGAGCTGCTCAACGAACGGGCGGGCGAGCTGGCCGAGCTGATCACCGCCGAGCACGGCAAGGTGCTCTCCGACGCCGCCGGGGAGGTCGCCCGCGGCCAGGAGGTCGTCGAGTTCGCCTGCGGCATCCCCCACCTGCTCAAGGGCTCGATGACCGAGAACGCCTCGACCAGGGTCGACGTCTCCTCGATCCGCCAGCCGCTGGGCGTGGTCGGGATCATCTCGCCGTTCAACTTCCCGGCCATGGTGCCGATGTGGTTCTTCCCCATCGCCATCGCCGCCGGCAACACCGTGGTGCTCAAGCCTTCGGAGAAGGTGCCGAGCGCCGCCCTGTGGCTGGCCGAGCTGTGGAAGGAAGCCGGCCTGCCCGACGGCGTGTTCAACGTCGTCAACGGCGACAAGACCGCCGTGGACGCCCTGCTGACCAGCCCGGATGTCAAGTCGATCAGCTTCGTGGGGTCGACTCCGATCGCCCGCTACGTCTACGAGACCGGCACCGCGCACGGCAAGCGGGTGCAGGCGCTGGGCGGCGCGAAGAACCACATGGTCGTGCTGCCCGACGCGGACTTGGACCTGGCCGCCGACCAGGCCGTGAATGCCGGGTTCGGGTCGGCGGGCGAGCGGTGCATGGCCATCTCCGCGCTGGTCGCGGTCGGCGACATCGCCGACGTCCTCGTGGGCAAGATCGCCGACCGGGCCAAGGCGCTGCGCACCGGCGACGGCCGCCGCTCCTGCGACATGGGCCCGCTGGTCACCAAGCAGGCCCAGCAGCGGGTCTCCGGCTACATCGACGCCGGTGAGGCGGCCGGGGCCACGCTGGTCGTCGACGGCCGCAACGGCGAGTTCGACGCCGACGGGCAGGGCTTCTTCGTCGGACCGACCCTGTTCGACCACGTCACCACCGACATGTCGATCTACACCGACGAGATCTTCGGTCCACTGCTGTCGGTGGTGCGCGCCGACACCTACGAAGAGGCCATCGAGCTGATCAACGCCAACCCGTACGGCAACGGCACCGCGATCTTCACCAACGACGGAGGCGCGGCGCGCCGGTTCCAGAACGAGGTCGAGGTCGGCATGATCGGCATCAACGTCCCCGTCCCGGTGCCGATGGCCTACTACTCCTTCGGCGGCTGGAAGAACTCCCTGTTCGGCGACACCCACGCGCACGGGACCGAGGGCGTGCACTTCTTCACCCGCGGCAAGGTCGTGACCTCGCGCTGGCTCGACCCCTCCCACGGCGGCATCAACCTCGGCTTCCCGCAGAACGACTGACAGACCTCACGAGGGGATCTCGATGACCACTCTCGACAACGCCACCGCACCGTCCACATCCCAAACCCCGGCGGCCGAGTCCGCCGCGCGCCACCTCTGGATGCACTTCGCCCGCATGGGCGGCCACGGGCCGGAGAACCCCGTCCCGGTGATCACCCGCGGCGAGGGCGTGCACATCTGGGACGACCGCGGCCGCCGCGTCCTCGACGGCCTGGCCGGGCTGTTCGTGGTGCAGGCCGGCCACGGCCGCCGCGAGCTGGCCGAGGTGGCCGCCCGCCAGGCCGCCGAGCTCGCCTACTTCCCGGTGTGGGGCTACGCCACTCCGCCCGCGGCCGAGCTCGCCGAGCGCCTGGCCCACCTCGCCCCGGGCGACCTCAACCGCGTCTTCTTCACCTCCGGCGGGGGCGAGGCCGTCGAGTCGGCCTGGAAGGTGGCCAAGCAGTACTTCAAGCTCGTCGGGAAACCGCTGAAGCACAAGGTGATCAGCCGGTCCGTGGCCTACCACGGCACACCGCACGGCGCGATGGCCATCACCGGACTGCCGAAGATGAAGCAGGACTTCGAGCCGCTGGCCCCGGGCGGGTTCCGGGTGCCCAACACCAACATCTACCGGCACCCCGAGTTCGCAGACGACCCGGAGGCGTTCGGCCGCTGGGCCGCCGACCGCGTCGAGGAGGCCATCCTCTTCGAGGGGCCCGACACGGTGGCCGCCGTCGTGCTCGAGCCGGTGCAGAACTCCGGCGGATGCCTGACCGCTCCCCCCGGCTACTTCGCGCGGGTCCGCGAGATCTGCGACCGCCACGACGTGCTGCTGGTCTCCGACGAGGTCATCTGCGCGTTCGGCAGGCACGGCCACACCTTCGCCTGCGACAAGTTCGGCTACGTGCCCGACCTGATCACCTGCGCAAAGGGCATGACCTCCGGCTACGGCCCGCTCGGAGCGCTGATCGCCTCCGACCGGGTGATGGAACCGTTCCTGCGGCCGGGCGTCACCTTCCCCCACGGCTACACCTGGGGCGGCCACCCGGTCTCGGCGGCCGTCGCGCTCGCCAACCTCGACCTGGTGCAGGAAGAAGGGCTCCACCAGCGGGTTCTGGACAACGAGCGGACGTTCGGCGAGACGCTCGGCAAGCTGCTGGACCTGCCGATCGTCGGTGACGTCCGCGGCGACGGGTACTTCTGGGCCGTCGAGTTGGTCAGGGACAAGGCCACCCGCGAGACCTTCGACGCCGCCGAGCGGGAGCGCCTGGTCCGCGGTTTCCTGCCGGGGGCCCTGTTCGACAACGGGCTGTACTGCCGCCCCGACGACCGCGGCGATGTCGTCGTCCAGCTCGCCCCGCCGCTGACCGCCGGGCAGGCCGAGTTCGACGAGATCGAGCGCATCCTCCGGCACACGCTGCTCGAAGCCACGTCTGTCCTCTGACCCGGACAGCTCGCCGCAGGTGGTCCGCCGCTGCCCGAGCGGCGGACCACCTGCGCGCTCCGGTGGCTGATCACGCCTCGCCCTCGTGCGCGGGCAGGCGGACTCCGCTCCGCGAAGCCATGCCGTCGCTGATGTGCAGGACCGCGTCAGCGGCGTGGAGAGTCGCCTGGTCGAGGGGGAAGTAGCCCTGTTCCGGGGTGGTGTCGGTGCGCGTGCGGGCGGAAGTGATCGCGGTGGCCGCTGTCAGACCCCAGGTGGTCGTATCGCGCTGGAGGAAGCCCTCGTAGGTGTCCGGATCGGGATCGCGGAGCCCGAGAGCTTCGCTGCGGCCCAGGCTGCCGGCGACGAAGGCGTACCGCTCGCCCAGCAGAGACCCGACGATGGCGCCGGCGCCGAACCAGTTCAGGTCCAGGTCTCCCAGGCGCAGGTTGCTCAGGCTTCGCTGGAGGTGGCGGTTGTGCGCGAAGACGAACGTCGCGCCCCGGCGGGCTTCGGAGTCCCGGACGTCGAGGAGGTTCTGGGCCATGATCGCGTCCCGGACGGCGAGCTGGCCGGACACCCGTGCGGTCTGCTCGATGCGCTGTGCCGACTGCTTGTGGTAGCGCAGAAGGCCAAGACCGGCGGTGAGGTGGGTTCTGGCCCTGAACCACTCGGCGCGTGATGTCGCCGCGATCAGTTCGGGTGCGCGCGCGTAGAGCGAGGTGAGCATGTCGTCGGCGATCGATCGCAGCCGCTCGGCGTCGGCCGTGGCACCGACCGACATGGCCGGGTCCATGACCGCCTCCGTGCGGCTCCACCGTTGGTCATCACCGAGGAGGCTTGTGAGGTCGACGGCGAACCCCAGGTAGCGGCGGGCGTGTTCGAGGTAGCACCGCGGGCTCGGCGCGCTCACCATCTCGGTCGGCGCGTCGAATCCGTGGAAGGCCACACGCTCTTCCGGCGGCCGGTTCTGGTTGTGTTCGCGCATCCAGGCGACCAGTCGCCTGTTGGCGTCCAGGTCGCCGGAGCCGTGGGAGAAGCCCTCGCTCATCGCCGTGTCGAGGGTTCCCGCTCCCTCCCGGACGAAGTCGTCCACGGCGAGCGCGGCCACGCGATCGGTTTCGATCGCGATCGACCGGAAGCCGTGGCCGGCCAGCTGGGCGAACAGGTCGTTGCGGACCCGCCCGAAGGCCGGTTCCTGGTGCGTCGGCTCACCGAACGCCAACAGGTCGCATGGCGCCGCGGCGAACTCGCGAATGTCCTGACTCATGGGATTCGATCGTATCGTTGAAAGATCTGTTGAGACTTCTACCGCGATGGCCGTCAAATCCTGCGGTAAAGTCTCAAACCGGTGATCACATTGCGACCGACCGACCTCGCGCGCGAGCACGGCATCTCGACCCAGGCCGTCCGCAACTACGAACAGGACGGGTTCATCCCGCCCGCCGAGCGGACACCGGCCGGCTACCGGATCTACACCGAGGTGCACGCGGCGGCTCTGCGCGCCTTCCTGGCGCTCATACCGGCGCACGGCCACTCGGCAGGCGGGCAGATCATGAACGCGCTCAACGAGGGCGAGCTCGACGACGCACTGCTGATCATCGACCGCGGCCACCGCCGGCTGCTCCGCGACCGCGAGACCCTCGACGCCGTCAAACAGGCCGTGGACCACCTCACGGCCGAACCCGACGCCGTTGCTGACCAGCCGGCCGCCGCCAGACCCCGAACCGTTGGCGAACTCGCCCACCACCTCGGTGTCACCCCTGCGACCATCCGCAACTGGGAAGCCGTCGGCATCCTGGCCCCCGCGCGCGATCCGGCGACCGGATACCGCCTCTACCGCGCGAGCGACACCCGCGACGCCGAACTCGCCCATCTCCTCAGACGCGGTGGCTACCCGCTGGACCACATCTCCACCGTGGTCCAGCAGGTCCGGACGGCCGGCGGCACGGACGCGCTGGCCACCGCCCTCGACGACTGGCGGCGAAGGCTCACGGCGCGGGGCCGGGCCATGCTCAACGCGGCCGCACAGCTCGACAACTACCTGAGTCTGCGCGACAACTAGACGCGTTTCAGGGGCTTGCCCAGTGGGTCGCCTGGCGGAACCTCAGCCGACTTCTCGCTCGGTGTCTCCGACCGACGTATGTCCGGAAGAAGCCGGTGCTCCGGCTCACACGGGCGTGCCGTCCTCGCCATGCCAGAGCAGCTCAGCGACCCGTGCCGCGGTCGCCTGCATGCTCTGCAACGCGCTGGGAATCCGAGCCCGCCCGAAGCGGTAGCGCGGCCCTTCCACCGTCAGCACCGCGGCCACCGCGCCCGCCGAGTCGCGCACGGGGCGCGACACCGACAGCAGCTCCTCCTCCAGCTCGTTGTCGATGACGGCGTAACCCTGCTCGTGGACTTCCTTGAGCTCCCGCAACAGGGCCTCGCGGTCCACGATGGTGCGGGAGGCGAACGCCTCCAGCGTCTCCGGCAGGAGCTCCCGGACCTGCTCCGGCGCCAGCTCCGCCAGCAGGGTCTTGCCCGTCGAAGTCGCGTGCAGCGGGAAGCGCTGCCCCACGATCTTGTGCACCGCGACACCGACCACGTGCGGACCGGTGGCCTCGGCGACGATGTCGAAGTCGTGGCCCGGGGTCGGCACCGCCAGCGTCACCGTCTCGCTCAGCTCGGCCGCCAGCTCGTCCAGCGCGGGCTGGACGCGGGACACCAGTCCCGAGTGCGGATCCGCGAGCCTTCCCAGGCGCGCGAGTTCCCAGCCGAGCGAGTAGTTGTTCTCGACGCGGTGGACGAGGCCTTCGCGTTCGAGAGTGGACAGCAACCGGAACGCCGTCGGCCGCGCGATGCCGGACTCGGCCGCCAGCACGGTCACCGACGCGCCGCTGCCGTGATGCGCGAGGCCCCGGAGCAGCCGCGCGGCCTTGACCACCGACTTGTTGGTCAGATCCACCGGCTCGCTCGGGCGGTCCATCCCGACTTCACTCCCCACGCATCCCACCCGCCGCGCGCACCAGCGGACATGTCCGATCCCCCATGGTAGGGAACCGGACACGCCCAGCCCCGTGCGCCTCGGGCAGCCGCGCGCACCGGAGGCGGTGCGGCGGGGATCAGCGGGCCGGCGGCCGGGCCAAGATGGGCGTGCCCCTCACGCGGCCGGCCACCGCAACGGCCGTACCGACCAGAGGGACGAAGCCGGCCGCCACCGCGGTGACCCAGGAAGTCGCGGTCGCCAACGGGTGCTCGAGCGTCACGAGGCCGACGGCGACGGCCGGCGCCCCGGCTCCGAGGTAGAAGACGAGGTACAGCGCGCCGGTGATGGCACCGCGCTTGGCCGCGGGCGCGCTCCCGTCGATGGCGGCGGCGGCACCGCCGTAGGCCAAGCCGTTTCCGGCGCCGGCCACGACCGCCGCGACCAGGGTGACCGATGCCGAGCAGCCGGCGGTCAGCGCCAGCAGGCCCAGACTGATCAGGAGAGCACCGAGTCCGGCAAGCTGTGCGCGCCGCGCGCCGAGACGGGCCACGAGCGGCTGGGTCAGCACGGAGCAGAGCAGGACGGCACCGAGGATGCAGCCGATGAGCGCTTGACCGGCCTG of Saccharopolyspora erythraea contains these proteins:
- a CDS encoding CoA-acylating methylmalonate-semialdehyde dehydrogenase; protein product: MVATTQADEAVPTLHHWAGGPKVGRHDRFSEVTNPATGEVTARLPLASEEETAEVVAAAKVAFPAWRDTSLAKRAQIVFRFRELLNERAGELAELITAEHGKVLSDAAGEVARGQEVVEFACGIPHLLKGSMTENASTRVDVSSIRQPLGVVGIISPFNFPAMVPMWFFPIAIAAGNTVVLKPSEKVPSAALWLAELWKEAGLPDGVFNVVNGDKTAVDALLTSPDVKSISFVGSTPIARYVYETGTAHGKRVQALGGAKNHMVVLPDADLDLAADQAVNAGFGSAGERCMAISALVAVGDIADVLVGKIADRAKALRTGDGRRSCDMGPLVTKQAQQRVSGYIDAGEAAGATLVVDGRNGEFDADGQGFFVGPTLFDHVTTDMSIYTDEIFGPLLSVVRADTYEEAIELINANPYGNGTAIFTNDGGAARRFQNEVEVGMIGINVPVPVPMAYYSFGGWKNSLFGDTHAHGTEGVHFFTRGKVVTSRWLDPSHGGINLGFPQND
- a CDS encoding aspartate aminotransferase family protein, with protein sequence MTTLDNATAPSTSQTPAAESAARHLWMHFARMGGHGPENPVPVITRGEGVHIWDDRGRRVLDGLAGLFVVQAGHGRRELAEVAARQAAELAYFPVWGYATPPAAELAERLAHLAPGDLNRVFFTSGGGEAVESAWKVAKQYFKLVGKPLKHKVISRSVAYHGTPHGAMAITGLPKMKQDFEPLAPGGFRVPNTNIYRHPEFADDPEAFGRWAADRVEEAILFEGPDTVAAVVLEPVQNSGGCLTAPPGYFARVREICDRHDVLLVSDEVICAFGRHGHTFACDKFGYVPDLITCAKGMTSGYGPLGALIASDRVMEPFLRPGVTFPHGYTWGGHPVSAAVALANLDLVQEEGLHQRVLDNERTFGETLGKLLDLPIVGDVRGDGYFWAVELVRDKATRETFDAAERERLVRGFLPGALFDNGLYCRPDDRGDVVVQLAPPLTAGQAEFDEIERILRHTLLEATSVL
- a CDS encoding erythromycin esterase family protein: MSQDIREFAAAPCDLLAFGEPTHQEPAFGRVRNDLFAQLAGHGFRSIAIETDRVAALAVDDFVREGAGTLDTAMSEGFSHGSGDLDANRRLVAWMREHNQNRPPEERVAFHGFDAPTEMVSAPSPRCYLEHARRYLGFAVDLTSLLGDDQRWSRTEAVMDPAMSVGATADAERLRSIADDMLTSLYARAPELIAATSRAEWFRARTHLTAGLGLLRYHKQSAQRIEQTARVSGQLAVRDAIMAQNLLDVRDSEARRGATFVFAHNRHLQRSLSNLRLGDLDLNWFGAGAIVGSLLGERYAFVAGSLGRSEALGLRDPDPDTYEGFLQRDTTTWGLTAATAITSARTRTDTTPEQGYFPLDQATLHAADAVLHISDGMASRSGVRLPAHEGEA
- a CDS encoding TioE family transcriptional regulator, giving the protein MITLRPTDLAREHGISTQAVRNYEQDGFIPPAERTPAGYRIYTEVHAAALRAFLALIPAHGHSAGGQIMNALNEGELDDALLIIDRGHRRLLRDRETLDAVKQAVDHLTAEPDAVADQPAAARPRTVGELAHHLGVTPATIRNWEAVGILAPARDPATGYRLYRASDTRDAELAHLLRRGGYPLDHISTVVQQVRTAGGTDALATALDDWRRRLTARGRAMLNAAAQLDNYLSLRDN
- a CDS encoding IclR family transcriptional regulator, yielding MDRPSEPVDLTNKSVVKAARLLRGLAHHGSGASVTVLAAESGIARPTAFRLLSTLEREGLVHRVENNYSLGWELARLGRLADPHSGLVSRVQPALDELAAELSETVTLAVPTPGHDFDIVAEATGPHVVGVAVHKIVGQRFPLHATSTGKTLLAELAPEQVRELLPETLEAFASRTIVDREALLRELKEVHEQGYAVIDNELEEELLSVSRPVRDSAGAVAAVLTVEGPRYRFGRARIPSALQSMQATAARVAELLWHGEDGTPV